TCTAAATGGGTGTTCAATTAGTGGACAACTCTccttcaatagggctgcctgtaTTAAAATAAACTGAACAATACTTGGCactttgctgcagccaatcacatttccagactcctggcatcatggcgtcaGGATTGGAGCACTGGTGCCAGGAGGATGAGCGGTCACCTGATGTCCTATGACATGGTCTGTCAAACTACAGGACCACAGCAGGGCTGTAGCATTAGATTCCAGTGGAGGGGCAAGTATAGTTAGGCTTATTTCAATACAGGCAGCACCATCAAAGAGTGTGTAGGGGGGAGTTGTAcagtaactgcacaacccctttaaccagggTGCCAATTAAGGAGATCTGAGGGGTATATTCTGTTAATGTGGCATGACCTAAGCAATACAAATCATGGGATCACAGAAACCGCATGAATAATCTAGCGGATGATGCAGCTGTCCGTTTAGGCTTTTCTTCCGATGATCGTCCCTTCCTgtagaatattttttttctttatcaccGAGAGTTCTCAGTTCTTCCATTTGGTTTTTTAAATGCTGAAAGGCTCCAATAAACTCATCAGAATGGCCGGTATTTATTCCTGGAAGATGTTCAGTAGCTGAGGCCAGACCAAAAGAAAAGAGTAGGTCTCATGATGCTGCCATGGCAGTGCCCCCACTAAGCTTAACCATCATCTGCTGGCAATCATGATACGAGCGCCTGTCGCCCACCTTCTCCAAGGTCCGAGCCGCTTCTGCCAACATTACTGCTCTCTGGCCAGGAGAAGATAAAAATGACAAGGGGAGGTGGCGGCACGCCAGAAGGATGGCTGTAGCCCTCTCCCTCTGTCCTGGTAAGGATTCCATATCACCTGGTAGAAAGGAAGAAATCAACACGCATTAGTGTTTTATGAAGACGGACAATACAATATGGAAGTTGGGCTATGTTCACACCTGCGTTCAGGGGTTCTGTCTTTCTGCTCCgttctgggagcaggaaaggggaatccccacagtgAATGGATCCGCCTTATGACGGAATCAAATGGCAGCAAACAAGTTTAATGGTGTCCCTTTCGTCTCCGGTcagcattttactggatgaaGAAGTCCTTTACAAAAGGACTTTTTCTTCTAGCATTTTGTACCAGATCGGCGGttcctaacacagatgtgaacatcgCCGTAAAGATAAGCAAACTGTTTTGCTCTCATCAGTCCATGGAATATAATAGGACAAATCCATTTACTGATCATACGTTACAGTCCTTCAGAAAATAGATCAAGTCCTAATGAGGACGGCAGCCTTAAACCAGAGCCCTTCTAAAACATGCTGTTATTTGCTAACACACTTGTACTAGAGTTGCAAGTTAAGTTGACTCAAGAACTAACTACGCTACATTTTGCTGCACAAAGATCAAAATGGAAATCCACCATTTCTCCATAACAGCTGTACCCATAAACACGACTTAATctcacatgcaaaaaaacaagataaTTCAAGTAGTCCCATCCAGCATGTTTAGATAAAACTCCAtaagtgtgtgcaaaaaaagataaCTACCTGCTTTACTAGTATTTGGGGGGCGCTTCTGAAGGCTGTGCTGCAACAACTGGTGCGTACGGGTGGGACTTGCTCCAGCCATAAGACGAACTGTAGCCTCATGCAGGAACAACTAGGATTTAACACATTTAGTTTATTTAGCAAATTCAAAATTTGCAAGGTTCTCCTTCCTGATCAGCGCTATAACCGCGTATACCTTGCACTGTGCAGGTTTAAAGGCGAAAGCCAATCTGCGAAGACTGCTGAGGTCCCTTTGAAATCCTGTCAGCACAGATGTGGAAGCATGAATCGCTTCCCCTGATGCTTGGGTGGAACAGGTCTGTTTCTGCCATATTGAAGTTCGCATGGAGAGCAGGAGGTCACAAATCAGCAGCTGCACTACCTGAAAGGGTAGATATAGCAAAGAATCCTCATTACTTTTGCTACTACTTTCTTAAGAAGTAAATGACAAACTTAACACAACTGCTTGACAATCCCCATTGTTATGTGCCATTACTGCATACAGGCGTCAGAGGACAGTTCCCTATTGGGCCTAGCTCTGCAAAAACTGGAAAACCATTTGTGAACGCTCATCCCACTTTAGTAATGCTCTTATAGATGAATGGATGAGAATTCCTACACTTGTGTGTAGCAGAAATGGTTTCCAGAGTAGTGAAAGCTGTTACACCATCAGAAGGGACACCTACTCCATATTAATGCTGTGGTTTAAGGGGTGATGTAATGTTTGTGTCCTCATGGTTTCAgccttattttatatataaaaacttTACAGTTGGTTACATATTTTGAGCAACTTTCATACTTTACATTAATTaagtgcaggaggggggggggggggggacaaaaaaaaataaaaaaggacaagAGATATTATTTTGACACAACTTTAAGATGATGATGAATCTGAAGCCTCCATACTGCACTGAAGAAACATTGCACAGACACCAGAGAGACATGCAATGCAACAACAATGCACCACGGTGACGCCAGTTAGATCTGACGTCTCACTCCTCTTCAGAAGTATTCACGTTTCTTCACAAAAAGGTTTGACACCTCACGCATAGAAAACTGTGCAAGTGAAGTGGCTGAGAATCACCTTGTTGAGATCATTATTGCAGGTGCTGTTCATATTCAGGCTATTCCACAAATAGGCGCTGGCTTTCTCACACTGAGTGAATGAATTCTGGGCACTGTCAGTCTTCCCCGACAAAGACATCTGCAAGGCTCTGCATGTGTGAACGACGGCCTTCACTAAGGGGTTCCTGAACAAACAAGAACAGTCACAGGAGGCATCACATGATTAAGAAACTCACTTACCATTACACACTGGGCCTTAACCTACTGCATTCTAGTTATGTGAACATGGTGCAAAAACGGATATCCATACCAAAGGAAGCCATTTGTTCATAGACGTTATTACTAGAAATGCTTACTCCGCATCCAGCAGCTTTGGCATCCTCTCCACATCCAGATAGTGGGACTTCACTACAGTATCATCCCCCTGCAACCAGCCAACAGCCGTGGAGGCTACAGAGTACCACCAGCGACAGATGGGATCAGTACCTGGAATTATAGGTTACACGCTCAGAACATtcacttttttgatttttcttatGCCACTGTATATAAGGAATATCAGACGCTTGCAATCTCATCCAGAAATACCAGATTTCTGTAGAAACTGCGTAGTAAATTAAATTGTAAAAATAATCGGTGTGGCGTTTATCAATGGAAGGAGCACTTTTACTTACTAGTAGAGGTCAACATGGAGGATGAACTTCCAATAGGGAGAAAGCTGACACCGCTTACTGAATCTGCACACACATTTAGAAGTTTCAGATACTCTTGCGCTTTAGAAAACTCActgcaaaacgaaaaaaaaaatgtaggctTATTATTAACACATTCAAAAAAAACTTAAAAGGTCATTACAAAGAGCACTGAAGATAGTGAAGGTGGATTCTATTTTAATAATCTGTTATGAccataaagggttaaaggggttatcaaagtttaaaaaaataaattaattaaaaaaaaaaaaaaaaagaattctgttAAAGCAGTTGGGCATGCATCAAAACAACAACTGCTAGAgtaactgctactactactagtgTCATCCTGGGTCATcatgagtgccatgatgccaggaggttGGAACGGtgacactgcggcctctgatttgctgcagtggtcacctgacttactGTATGCAGAGCTAGGAGCTAGTAACTCTAGTAGAGACGAGTAAAGTTTATTTAGTTTTTTCGACACAAGGCcaacagtttaaaaaagtttaaaaataaatttaaactgacaacccctttacatcAGTAGGTGCTTAGTTTCCTCTTTAGAGCTCATCAAGTTGAGAGCTGTTTACTGTGTCTAGCAGGTCAGGCACAGCGTACAGTTCATCTGGGAGCACTTGGTACCAACTACAGGCGTAGTAAAGGTTATTGATGGCGCATCGTGAGAACTATAAAGCACTAAAAAGCTGTAAATCAAGTTAGGTCATAATGTGTTCTATAGCATCATTTTTTATGAGCCAGTTGTAAGTGCTCTTGTTAAAAGTGCCCGTCTCAAGAAAGATGCTTTAAAGAGCAAttcttaacttaaaaaaaaaaagatatcagGCTATTCAGATGGTTTTTCATAAAGACTGAAGATCaacgtgaaagaaaaaaaatgtatcagttCATGTCCTGTTCTCGTCCATTTACATGGATGAAAGTAGACCATGCAGTGTGGCAGCGGGGACATTGTACAGCACACACGGGGTCAGTCTGTTGTGCGGTTTTTTTTATATGCTTGTTTTGTAAAGGAGCAACTCACACATGTCCATGTGAATACAGAGCAACAGCTACATCAGGTCTTACAGGGGCTGTAGACGTTACATATTTGTTAGTTTtagttgaaaaaaaatgtatataaaaagtgGAGTAAGGTGCACATAATATTTAACACTATTTTGTTCTATCCGTTTGAGCATTAGAATACTATCTAGCATCTATAGAAATACTCAGTGTCTCATACCAGCCTTCTTCTTCCAGGGACATCTTATTAGCTTCTGGCTTTGCAAGAGCGTACAACGATTTCTCCAGCAAAGATTCGCAAAATGCCCGATGGATTTGAGCAATGGGGTCAGCTGTAGGAGGAGATGAACATTGTGTGGATTTAGAATGGCTCACTAATAAATTAGTAATTAGCTAATTTGAGAAAATTAAGTTTCCTACAAAGATAACAATCGGGTTATTTTCTGTTGTGTCAATATGCTACCAGGAAAAGGGGTAAATCTGTGGGCGCCCCTCATACCTGGGTTCCTTGAAGAGCTGTAAAGAGACTCTTTTGATGCAGTCTTCACGGTCCATTTAGAAGTGATGAAGAAGTGTTTCCCCAGAGGGTGCGTCAGCCACCGTAAGGTTTCTGGTAGACAATCTGTGTCACTGGAAGAGCTTCTATTTTGGGCACATCCCAGGAAATATGCCTAAAATGGGAAAGTTACATGATCTAGTATCCTTTTACTCTTTAATGAAAGTTAAAATAAATGTAACACATTTATGTCCAgcggtcctattgaagtgaatggagtagaggTGCACATGCATGTCCTCTGCTGCCCCACACTTCCAGAACTTTGGGATGCGCCAATGTTGCATTCCAGGCATCTGCtgttgtgagacaacccctttaaaaataacatGATTTAAGATATACCAATGATGGCTATAAAGAAAACTGTATGTATTTAATTTGCTCCATCAACATCACATAAGTTGTTAAAAGACACATATAGCCAAGCAACTTTGTTAAACAACGTTTATCAATTAATCATAAGACGTGCACTTCTGGATAGTGGCATCTCATAGGATCTCAACATGGAAATAATCAACCTGCCCGCTCAAAATCATGCTTGCAATATATgttgtacactcattgtcaaaaaaaaaaataataataatccctcccctagaagttgtcggatggaatgaaacatggtgattgtaacattgatataagtgattacaatatcagagcaaaaggatcattcattgtggaaaactgaccccttgtagggaggctctagtaccctgttgtatcgcttctagcttggatacaaggtgtgatacgggcgggcatggaggctctggtaccctgttgtaccacttctagcttggatacaagatgtgatacgggtaggcatggaagcATCCACGTTCTATATGGtgtcctgcggcatatcggtccacatttgctgtaaccgagACGctaaatcatgcaaactcataggctgtggaaTTTCgtgtctcagatggtcccatacatgttctactggtgataaatctggtagcCACataagtgtgacagtgttgtggggacatttctgtgacacccttttgtgcggccgagcattacccaccctggaagccaccatgagaggaacacatgtggctgcaggatgtcctgaacaggttgctgagctgtcatagacccactactaggggtggcagactgtcatatgcgatggccctccagaccatcaTAGCAGCAGTGGCAGCAGtcaggcaggattgaggcgctcaccccaaggtctccagacatgaatgtGGCTGTCATCAGTACCCTGAAtcagtcactgaagacaacccagttccactccagaGTAGTTCAATTTcatcgttcacgacaccactgcaaatggaggcaatggtgggtgtcaggcagtacatataatgggcgctgtgagaccaaaacATCTGTCAgataagtgcctggaaatggttctaacagacacaggggtgtaatgatggcgccacctgtctctggatgatgggcaataaaacagttggagctgctagtgcttgtcggacgatcagatgatcctctctactggtaatctgttgggggcgttctgagcctggtcgccctgtgtgctctcacacattcaccggtcccagcacctcctaacagtcgggtaagaacggcccaggtggcgggcaattcgtcGCTAGGACCATccagcccctctcagactctggtaacggggtgaaatctcttctctgcatcgtagaggggtctagtggtcaacaaactctacacaagcggaagaagaggtccctACACACAAGGAACCTGTGAGAGCCTTTTATTTGCCAAGGGGGGAATCACTTTTAGGTCCTCAGGtgcttgagatgtaactgcatgctgagtttggcAGCAAAACTACATTCCTTCTAGGGGCGGGATTTTATTTGGACAAAGAGTGTACATATGAACTGTGGCATTAAAACTGATGTTTGTTAGAACTTACAGTCAGGAAAGAGAATCTTCCCGAGAAGGTGATCTTCATCTGAACAGCTGTGGTCAGGTGGACTTCTGCTAATAATGTTGGCGAGATCTTGTCACCAGCACACTCCGCTAAATTTATGGCGCATAGTGAAAGATTTAATCCTGAACAACGCCAATTTGATGGCAGTTTTCCTAAAAACAAGATATGCATGTATCAATATGGAAGGGGAAAAGCCGTTACCCAAGGCAAAAGGAAATGAATTGAGTATCTGACATCCGTCTAATAGAGTACCTGTCAAATGCAGCTGGTGCAACTTATGATACACAAGGGCAGCATCACGAGCGCTGGTTGTGGCTTCATCCTGGAACTCCGCTTTCTTGCAGTGGCCTGGGGTACGTTTTAGTAACCAACGTACCAGACTGATTTTCTGAAGACTACAACGGATAATGTTCCAAGATAGGCTACAGGCGAGGTCGAACCGGGAAGCAGGTAGAGAGCGGCCCAATACACACAAGCAAGTCTGTAAATTTACTGCTGCGGCTCCAAAATCTCCCTATGTGTTAAAGAAAGCATAAGTAATTGTTTTAGAGGAACTCGACTGTCATCTCTGCGGTCCGCATTCAGACGATCATggaaggtcttttttttttttttgctgtaagacCAGTGAGAGGATTTGATTAAATGCTATAGGATGTTGTAATGGTTATTATATTGAAGGAGTTCTAGACAGGCCTGGATATAATATTACAAGTTACATGGACTAGATTACTAGAGAGGTACTAGAGACAATTTCCTGTAATTAACAGCATATTCAGCATTGTTacttggaagaagaaaaaaaaaaaaactagaggaCAAAAGTGAATATATTTAACAAGAAAAGAGTAAAGATAACCAACTTACCCGAGCAAGATCCAAGTCTGCTTGTTTGCGGTGCCTCCAGAACTTTACAGAAGAACGCGAGTGTAACCGTGTCACTGGCTCTCCATGGATCAACAGCTTCGTGAAGACGCTAAGAACAATCACGCCATTTACCAGCCAAAGAATTAATGTAGGAATAAGCCAATCGAGCCAGCTCCCAGAAAGACCTGAATTACAATTACAGATGTGGATTTTCATTAATAATAAACAGCACACAATTCCAAGTCTTGTTCACAAAACTGTCAACATTACTCAAATTGTTCTGCaatgtatatttattatttcCCCTAATTTAACAGAGCCACTAACTTACCCCTGTCCATCATTAGATGTAGCCCTCGGCTGCATTAGGTTGCTCAAACTCTCTACAGTATATCATTTTAAGGTAAGAGAGAACAAGCATACATTGCATTTCACAAGCCAGCTTAAAAGTCTGGTCTATGGTGAGCAGAAAAGAAAACTGAAACTCAAGACTCAAGTCTGCAGTCCATAGGAATAAAGcccaataaataaaacaaaaatgctaaaaggcccacttagacaataattatcgcttaaaatccgctcaaaagccatctttaaagtgataatcgtgtctaaacgtGCAACCATCGTGCATTATTCATTCATCGCTAACTTCTAGCAAGCTATGACCCTTATCAGCGTCGTACacagagttctcagcgggatactgctgatactattctttcagctggcaTACCGTTCGGAGCTCTCAGCGATAGCGCCGAGAATAAAGACCGAGCGCcgtcagcgctgctgctgttctcggagctatcagctCTCGTTGTCTTCTACATACAACGGCctccttcatttacacactaataaactctcattagctacttaagagcttatgctaAGTGATCggtcaaaactgtcattcaaactgccgtttgagcgatcatctttccatgtaaatgggcctaaagtcTTTTGTAGGTTCCGccttaggcagcatagtactccGTTAGCCATGGTAAACTACTGCTAATTATTTGGTAAGATGTTCATGTTCTGAAGGTGATGCAACGTACCTGAAACTTCAATACCCAACATCGTTCTACTCGTCCCATGCTGCACTGTTCTGTCCGAAGGATGACCACTTTCTGAGTGCAGTAATGATGTTAGAGGGTTAAACGTCAAGCAAAGGAATGTCATAGCACAGAGAAGCATCCGTGATCGATCCATCATCCCAAGTCCTGTTGGAGAGTCAGGTTCATCCTTCACCTTCAAAACAAATAGGACTTGTGTAAGTTGACAGTGTCTGATGTAGGTCTGTGCTTTACGGATGATTTCATAAAGTCGTTAGCTGAATGTGCCATGCTTTGACAGCTTAAGttgctaaggctctgttcacatctacatAGGGTGGGCAATTAATCAAATTAATCAAGCAAGGAGCTGCCAAACTCCTCTGCGGAACAGCGAGTCTAGCAGGCTCCTCACAGAAATGTGAACTACTGAGAAGCGGTGGTATACCTAAAGGGGTGGCAGACCAGGCATCCACTGTGTCCCTGCCAGCTTACTGGAGATTCCCAGCTTCCCAAACTGCAGCTACAGGCAGTAGAAGCAGCACCTCACAGGCTGCCACCACTACGCTCTCTACATGACCCGACTTCTCCATCTCTCCTGCACTCACAGTACAGAAAGGAGTCTGCTCACGCATAGAGcaaatttggtgcggattttccatAGTAGAAAGTCTGTGCCAAAATCAGTAGCAGTTTTCACCTTTaattcaaagggtgaaatctactaTAAATCCATGTcatgatctgcaccaaaatccacatgaaatGGAGCAGATTTTGACATCAATCTGCACCAAAAGCGGTTAGTATGAATGCACCCCAAGAGTGTATTCACACCAGGCAATAATGTCCTGCAAGGTCAAAAACCCCATCAAAAACCGCACACGCTTGATTATGAATTGTCTCGGGTTTGCAATGTGGTTATTTGCTGCGTGGTTCCTAAAAGTGACAAACAAGCAATCTGTATGTTTGTTTCTCTTGTGGCCAATAACCGTAAGTTGCGCACCCAGCAATCTGTGAAGTGAGGCGGGGTGTTCTGCAATAGAGAAATTTCCTCTTGTAAAAGAAACCCATTTCAATATACAGAGAAAATGaatatttatatacatttattacCTACATGTCATCAGAActgccccttttaaaaagggagGATGATCACAAGTATAACCTAGGGACAGTTCTGATCATCAAAACATATCAGGTGAGCTTTGTGAAGGAAGGGTCTCTAGATAAGCCTCCCTGTGTAAAGGCTCGTTTACccgactgttggcccatgtaaaagggcaatTAGTCAAGCTACTTATGCATTTTGTTGCACTGGCT
Above is a window of Eleutherodactylus coqui strain aEleCoq1 chromosome 3, aEleCoq1.hap1, whole genome shotgun sequence DNA encoding:
- the SREBF2 gene encoding sterol regulatory element-binding protein 2 is translated as MSIEHMETLTELGDELTLGDIDEMLQFVSNQVGEFPDLFEDQLCSSYQGTAAMDTGLPKTYNQAQPQNYPTITPQPVVSVKSSVQNTPQRTTPVLQPRPVLQSPPQHQLQQTVMLTPTFSTAPQTRIIQQPLIYQNAATTSFQVLQSQVPSLMTTQMQPLTIQQQVQTVQAQRVIAQAANGTIQTLSPATQATIQTLTPATVQAVTPQVQQVPVLVQPQIINTESLVLTALKADGSPVMTAVQNPAITTLTAPLQTTALQVPTLVGGSGTILTTMPVMMGQEKMPIKQVPGTLKQPEVPKEGERRTTHNIIEKRYRSSINDKIIELKDLLMGTDAKMHKSGVLKKAIDYIKYLQQSNQKLRQENMALKLANQKNKYLKGIDLGSLVDTSMEMKMDEFNQNILMMSPPASDSGSPAVFSPYSVDSEPGSPLLDDEKVKDEPDSPTGLGMMDRSRMLLCAMTFLCLTFNPLTSLLHSESGHPSDRTVQHGTSRTMLGIEVSGLSGSWLDWLIPTLILWLVNGVIVLSVFTKLLIHGEPVTRLHSRSSVKFWRHRKQADLDLARGDFGAAAVNLQTCLCVLGRSLPASRFDLACSLSWNIIRCSLQKISLVRWLLKRTPGHCKKAEFQDEATTSARDAALVYHKLHQLHLTGKLPSNWRCSGLNLSLCAINLAECAGDKISPTLLAEVHLTTAVQMKITFSGRFSFLTAYFLGCAQNRSSSSDTDCLPETLRWLTHPLGKHFFITSKWTVKTASKESLYSSSRNPADPIAQIHRAFCESLLEKSLYALAKPEANKMSLEEEGCEFSKAQEYLKLLNVCADSVSGVSFLPIGSSSSMLTSTSTDPICRWWYSVASTAVGWLQGDDTVVKSHYLDVERMPKLLDAENPLVKAVVHTCRALQMSLSGKTDSAQNSFTQCEKASAYLWNSLNMNSTCNNDLNKVVQLLICDLLLSMRTSIWQKQTCSTQASGEAIHASTSVLTGFQRDLSSLRRLAFAFKPAQCKLFLHEATVRLMAGASPTRTHQLLQHSLQKRPPNTSKAGDMESLPGQRERATAILLACRHLPLSFLSSPGQRAVMLAEAARTLEKVGDRRSYHDCQQMMVKLSGGTAMAAS